One Malus sylvestris chromosome 14, drMalSylv7.2, whole genome shotgun sequence DNA segment encodes these proteins:
- the LOC126600245 gene encoding germin-like protein subfamily 1 member 13 isoform X2: MKGVHFPVTAAALSVLAFATLLASASDPGPLQDFCVAINNTDSAVFVNGKFCKDPKLASANDFFSDKLRYPGNTSNPVGSIVTAANVDDIPGLNTLGISFARVDFAPNGLNPPHTHPRATEILIVIEGSLYVGFVTSNGDGNRLFTKVLYKGDVFVFPIGLIHFQLNVGKTNALAIAGLSSQNPGVITIANAVFGSNPPINPDVLAKAFQVDDNVVDYLQKQFWYNNS, encoded by the exons ATGAAGGGAGTTCATTTCCCTGTAACTGCTGCTGCCCTGTCAGTATTAGCATTCGCCACTCTCCTTGCCTCTGCCTCTGATCCCGGTCCTCTTCAGGACTTTTGCGTAGCAATTAATAACACCGATTCTGCTG TGTTTGTGAACGGGAAGTTCTGCAAGGACCCAAAACTTGCATCAGCAAACGATTTCTTCTCTGACAAGCTCCGGTACCCCGGAAACACATCGAATCCGGTCGGTTCAATTGTTACGGCGGCGAACGTGGATGATATACCCGGACTCAACACTCTCGGCATATCATTTGCTCGCGTAGACTTTGCGCCAAATGGCCTCAATCCTCCTCACACTCACCCTCGTGCCACGGAGATCCTCATAGTCATTGAAGGCTCACTCTACGTCGGATTTGTCACATCCAATGGCGACGGCAATCGGCTGTTCACCAAAGTGTTGTACAAGGGAGATGTGTTTGTATTCCCAATCGGTCTCATTCACTTCCAACTCAATGTCGGAAAAACCAATGCTTTGGCCATCGCCGGTCTCAGCAGCCAGAACCCGGGAGTGATCACCATTGCGAATGCAGTCTTCGGATCCAACCCTCCCATCAACCCTGATGTTTTGGCCAAGGCATTCCAG